From the Exiguobacterium aurantiacum genome, one window contains:
- the purM gene encoding phosphoribosylformylglycinamidine cyclo-ligase: MSLRYEQAGVNLEAGYEAVSRMKRHVARTMRPEVMTGLGSFGAMIDLGSMQLKHPILVSGTDGVGTKLKLAFALDQHDTIGIDCVAMCVNDCLVHGAEPLYFLDYIATGKAEPAKLERIVAGVAEGCVQAGCALVGGETAEMPGMYPDGEYDIAGFAVGVVEKEALIDGRTIEAEDIVLGLASSGVHSNGFSLVRHIVESQGLAYTDEIAMLDTTLGNALLLPTRIYSEAAKAAIATGRVQGMAHITGGGFYENVPRMLPEGLGVTFDASNWPSLPVFDWLEQVGHVSKQEMFNVFNMGIGFMITVRPEDVAVVEAALERAGETSHRIGKVDAKPGVRIMGVDQ; encoded by the coding sequence ATGAGTTTAAGATATGAACAAGCGGGTGTGAATTTAGAAGCAGGCTATGAGGCAGTATCACGCATGAAGCGTCACGTTGCACGGACGATGCGTCCAGAAGTGATGACCGGGCTCGGTAGTTTCGGGGCGATGATCGACCTCGGCTCGATGCAGTTGAAACATCCGATTCTCGTCAGCGGAACGGATGGGGTTGGCACAAAGCTTAAACTCGCGTTCGCGCTCGACCAACATGATACGATTGGAATTGACTGTGTGGCGATGTGTGTCAATGACTGTCTCGTCCACGGAGCCGAACCGCTTTATTTCTTAGACTATATCGCGACCGGCAAAGCGGAACCGGCCAAACTTGAACGCATCGTCGCAGGCGTCGCCGAAGGCTGTGTCCAAGCGGGCTGTGCCCTCGTCGGAGGCGAGACGGCCGAGATGCCGGGGATGTATCCGGACGGCGAATATGATATCGCTGGATTCGCCGTCGGTGTCGTCGAGAAGGAAGCATTGATCGATGGACGAACGATTGAAGCGGAGGATATCGTCCTAGGGTTAGCATCATCTGGTGTCCACTCGAACGGATTCTCCCTCGTCCGCCATATCGTCGAATCGCAAGGGCTCGCCTACACGGATGAAATCGCCATGCTCGACACGACGCTCGGGAACGCCCTCTTGTTGCCGACGCGCATCTATTCCGAGGCGGCGAAAGCGGCCATCGCGACGGGGCGCGTCCAAGGCATGGCCCATATCACGGGCGGCGGGTTTTACGAGAACGTGCCACGCATGCTCCCGGAAGGACTTGGTGTCACGTTCGATGCCTCAAATTGGCCGAGCCTGCCAGTGTTCGACTGGCTCGAACAAGTCGGCCACGTCTCGAAACAAGAGATGTTCAACGTGTTCAATATGGGCATCGGCTTCATGATCACGGTCCGGCCTGAAGATGTCGCGGTCGTCGAAGCCGCGCTCGAGCGCGCCGGAGAGACGTCGCATCGCATCGGGAAAGTCGATGCCAAACCGGGTGTCCGCATCATGGGGGTCGACCAGTGA
- the purF gene encoding amidophosphoribosyltransferase, whose amino-acid sequence MLYDIRGMNEECGVFGVFNHHEASHLAYYGLHSLQHRGQEGTGIVTADGERLHAKRGLGLVAEVFDEPSLDALTGQHAIGHVRYSTAGGNTLENVQPLHFKSLTGDLAMAHNGNLVNANELKHMLEAEGAIFQTTSDTEVVAHLIKRSRGNSMKERIADSLARLVGAFAFLFLTEDALYVGVDVHGLRPLSLGQTEDGAYVFASETCAFDVVGATYVRDVEPGELLMITQDGIVSERYSEAAVRAMCSMEYIYFSRPDSIIDGINVHTARKAMGKKMFDEAPVEADVVTGVPDSSISAAIGYAEASGIPYEMGLIKNRYVGRTFIQPSQELRERGVKMKLSALRGVVSGKRVIMVDDSIVRGTTSRRIVKLLREAGATEVHVRITSPPIKHPCYYGIDTSSKEELIAATKSIEEIKEEIGADSLAFLTLDGTVEAIDRPFEGNLRGQCAACFTGLYPTELAELVTETKA is encoded by the coding sequence ATGTTATATGACATCCGAGGCATGAACGAGGAGTGCGGGGTATTCGGGGTATTCAATCACCACGAAGCGTCACACCTCGCCTACTACGGCCTCCACAGCCTGCAACACCGGGGACAAGAAGGGACAGGCATCGTCACGGCTGACGGCGAACGCTTGCACGCCAAACGCGGGCTCGGCCTCGTCGCCGAAGTGTTCGACGAACCGTCGCTCGACGCACTGACTGGGCAGCACGCCATCGGTCACGTCCGTTATTCGACGGCAGGCGGTAACACGCTCGAGAACGTCCAACCGCTCCACTTCAAGTCGCTCACAGGCGATTTGGCGATGGCGCATAACGGCAACCTCGTCAACGCCAACGAGTTGAAACATATGCTCGAAGCGGAAGGCGCGATCTTTCAGACGACATCTGACACGGAAGTCGTCGCCCACTTGATTAAGCGGAGCCGGGGCAACTCGATGAAAGAACGGATCGCGGACAGCTTGGCTCGTCTTGTCGGCGCATTCGCCTTCCTCTTCTTAACGGAAGACGCGCTCTATGTCGGCGTCGACGTGCACGGCTTACGTCCGCTCTCGCTCGGTCAGACCGAGGACGGAGCTTATGTGTTCGCCTCAGAGACATGTGCGTTTGACGTCGTGGGGGCGACGTACGTACGCGATGTCGAACCGGGAGAACTGCTCATGATCACGCAAGACGGGATCGTATCAGAACGTTACAGTGAGGCAGCGGTCCGTGCGATGTGTTCAATGGAATATATCTACTTCTCGCGGCCTGATTCGATTATCGACGGGATTAACGTGCATACGGCTCGTAAGGCGATGGGGAAGAAGATGTTCGACGAGGCACCGGTCGAAGCGGACGTCGTGACCGGCGTCCCGGACTCGAGCATCTCGGCGGCCATCGGTTACGCCGAGGCGAGCGGGATCCCATACGAGATGGGACTCATCAAAAACCGCTATGTCGGGCGGACATTCATCCAGCCGTCGCAAGAGTTACGGGAGCGCGGCGTCAAGATGAAACTGTCGGCGCTTCGAGGCGTCGTGAGTGGAAAGCGGGTCATCATGGTCGACGACTCGATTGTTCGCGGTACGACGAGCCGACGCATCGTCAAGTTGCTTCGTGAAGCCGGGGCGACCGAGGTGCATGTGCGCATCACGTCACCACCGATCAAGCATCCGTGTTATTACGGCATCGATACATCATCAAAGGAAGAGTTGATTGCGGCTACCAAATCCATCGAAGAGATTAAAGAAGAGATTGGGGCCGATTCACTGGCATTCCTCACATTGGACGGGACGGTTGAAGCGATTGACCGGCCGTTCGAAGGGAACTTGCGCGGGCAGTGCGCCGCTTGCTTCACCGGACTTTATCCAACTGAACTGGCGGAACTTGTAACAGAGACAAAAGCTTGA
- the purL gene encoding phosphoribosylformylglycinamidine synthase subunit PurL, whose product MLLTTEPTATHIREERLYATMGLTDEEYALVVSLLGREPNYTEIGLFSVMWSEHCSYKNSKPVLRKFPTTGKHVLQGPGEGAGIVDIGDGQAVAFKIESHNHPSAIEPYQGAATGVGGIIRDIFSMGARPVALLNSLRFGDLNESRVKHLFGHVVSGIAGYGNCVGIPTVGGEVAFDPAYAGNPLVNAMCVGLIRHEDIQKGIAEGVGNSVMYVGATTGRDGIHGATFASEELGEDADEKRPAVQVGDPFMEKLLIEACLEVIKHPALVGIQDMGAAGLTSSSAEMASKAGMGIEMNLDLVPQREADMTPYEMMLSESQERMLLVVKAGHEDEIEAIVTKWGLHAIKVGVVIEEKVLRLLHHGEVAAEVPVDALAEDAPVYHKPSQVPAYYETFQAMAPVQPVVTDALSTWKDVLAMPTIASKRWVYEQYDHMVQTSTVVAPGSDAAVIRIRDTDKALAMTTDCNAKYVYLDPRVGGAIAVAEAARNIVASGATPLALTDCLNFGSPDKPEGFWQLDQAVEGMAEACRALDTPVIGGNVSLYNESNGTAIYPTPVVGMVGLIDKPEHITTSFAKAAGDIIFLLGETKPEFGGSALQMLQDGKVSGQAPTLDLETESSQQQALLTAIRAGLVTAAHDVSEGGLAAALPELVFGTGFGADVTVNTDLVTTLFSESQSRFLVTVAPHQADAFASLTKASRIGQVTDTPQMTVRASDRLIEMDVTELERVWEGAIPCYMTSEA is encoded by the coding sequence ATGCTACTTACAACTGAACCGACAGCAACACACATCCGTGAAGAACGACTTTACGCAACGATGGGCTTGACCGATGAGGAATATGCGCTCGTCGTCTCACTGCTCGGCCGTGAGCCGAATTACACCGAGATCGGGTTATTCTCGGTCATGTGGTCTGAACACTGTTCGTACAAAAACTCGAAGCCTGTCCTCCGGAAATTCCCGACCACTGGGAAACACGTCCTTCAAGGACCCGGGGAAGGTGCCGGCATCGTCGACATTGGCGATGGCCAGGCCGTCGCATTCAAAATCGAGAGCCATAACCATCCGTCGGCGATTGAGCCGTACCAAGGTGCGGCCACAGGGGTCGGCGGGATTATCCGCGACATCTTCTCGATGGGCGCGCGACCGGTCGCACTCCTCAACTCGCTCCGCTTCGGAGATTTGAACGAATCACGTGTGAAACATCTCTTCGGCCACGTCGTCTCCGGCATCGCCGGTTACGGCAACTGTGTCGGCATCCCGACGGTCGGTGGGGAAGTCGCGTTCGACCCGGCCTATGCCGGCAACCCGCTCGTCAACGCGATGTGCGTCGGACTCATTCGCCATGAAGACATTCAAAAAGGGATTGCCGAAGGTGTTGGTAACTCGGTCATGTACGTCGGCGCGACGACAGGACGCGACGGCATTCACGGGGCGACGTTCGCCTCGGAAGAACTCGGTGAGGATGCGGACGAGAAACGCCCGGCCGTCCAAGTCGGTGACCCGTTCATGGAGAAACTGTTGATTGAGGCGTGTTTGGAAGTCATCAAGCACCCGGCTCTCGTCGGTATCCAAGACATGGGGGCAGCCGGTCTCACGTCATCTTCGGCCGAGATGGCATCGAAGGCAGGCATGGGCATCGAGATGAACCTCGACCTCGTCCCACAACGTGAGGCTGACATGACGCCATACGAGATGATGTTGTCCGAGTCACAAGAGCGGATGCTCCTCGTCGTCAAGGCAGGGCATGAAGATGAGATCGAAGCGATCGTCACGAAGTGGGGACTTCATGCGATCAAAGTCGGTGTCGTCATCGAAGAAAAAGTGCTCCGTCTTCTCCATCACGGGGAAGTCGCGGCCGAAGTGCCGGTCGACGCGCTCGCAGAAGACGCACCGGTCTACCATAAGCCGTCGCAAGTACCGGCATACTATGAGACGTTCCAAGCGATGGCACCGGTCCAACCGGTCGTCACGGACGCGCTCTCGACATGGAAAGATGTGCTCGCCATGCCGACAATCGCCTCGAAACGTTGGGTGTATGAGCAATATGATCACATGGTCCAAACATCGACCGTCGTCGCGCCAGGAAGTGATGCGGCCGTCATCCGCATTCGCGACACAGACAAAGCGCTCGCGATGACGACGGACTGCAACGCCAAGTACGTCTATCTCGACCCGCGTGTCGGTGGTGCGATCGCGGTCGCAGAGGCAGCGCGCAACATCGTCGCCAGCGGCGCCACACCACTCGCCCTCACGGACTGCTTGAACTTCGGTAGCCCGGATAAGCCAGAAGGCTTCTGGCAGCTCGACCAAGCCGTCGAAGGGATGGCCGAAGCGTGCCGTGCTCTCGACACACCGGTCATCGGTGGAAACGTCTCGCTTTACAATGAATCGAACGGGACGGCGATTTATCCGACACCGGTCGTCGGCATGGTCGGCTTGATCGATAAGCCAGAACATATCACGACGTCGTTCGCGAAAGCAGCAGGCGACATCATCTTCCTGCTCGGGGAGACGAAACCAGAATTCGGCGGTAGTGCGCTCCAAATGCTTCAAGACGGTAAAGTGAGCGGGCAGGCGCCGACGCTTGATCTTGAGACAGAGAGCAGTCAGCAACAAGCACTCCTTACAGCGATTCGGGCAGGACTTGTCACGGCGGCCCACGACGTATCGGAAGGTGGGCTCGCCGCGGCACTCCCTGAACTCGTGTTCGGCACGGGCTTCGGCGCAGACGTCACGGTCAACACGGATCTCGTGACGACGCTCTTCAGCGAATCACAGTCACGTTTCCTCGTCACGGTCGCACCGCATCAGGCCGATGCGTTCGCATCCTTGACGAAGGCGTCGCGCATCGGACAGGTGACAGACACGCCACAAATGACGGTTCGTGCGAGCGACCGACTCATTGAAATGGACGTCACGGAACTTGAACGGGTATGGGAAGGAGCTATTCCATGTTATATGACATCCGAGGCATGA
- the purQ gene encoding phosphoribosylformylglycinamidine synthase subunit PurQ, with protein MKFAVIVFPGSNCDLDMYHAVKDVLGEEADYVFHTETSLDGYDGVLLPGGFSYGDYLRCGAIAQFSPIMNEVKRFAEEGRPVLGVCNGFQVLVEAGLLPGVLMRNRDLKFMCKTVELKVETNETMFTNDYALGETIRIPIAHGEGNYYCDDETLETLRANGQIAFTYTDNPNGSVANIAGITNAQGNVLGMMPHPERAVEALLGGEDGKRLFTSMVKWGTRHATYN; from the coding sequence ATGAAATTCGCTGTCATCGTCTTCCCGGGATCGAACTGTGACCTCGACATGTATCACGCCGTAAAAGATGTCCTCGGCGAAGAAGCGGACTATGTGTTCCATACGGAAACGTCGCTTGATGGGTATGACGGTGTGCTCCTGCCAGGGGGGTTCTCATACGGGGACTACTTGCGCTGCGGCGCCATCGCCCAGTTCTCACCAATCATGAACGAAGTGAAGCGGTTCGCCGAAGAAGGACGTCCGGTACTCGGCGTCTGTAACGGATTCCAAGTGCTCGTCGAAGCAGGGCTCCTCCCGGGTGTGTTGATGCGCAACCGTGACTTGAAGTTCATGTGCAAGACGGTCGAATTGAAAGTCGAAACGAACGAGACGATGTTCACGAACGATTATGCACTCGGTGAGACGATTCGGATCCCGATCGCACACGGGGAAGGCAACTACTACTGTGACGACGAGACGCTCGAGACGCTCCGAGCGAACGGACAAATCGCTTTCACGTATACCGACAATCCGAACGGATCGGTCGCGAATATCGCAGGAATCACGAACGCACAAGGCAACGTGCTCGGAATGATGCCACACCCGGAACGGGCGGTCGAAGCACTCTTAGGCGGGGAAGACGGCAAACGATTATTCACTTCGATGGTGAAATGGGGGACTCGACATGCTACTTACAACTGA
- the purS gene encoding phosphoribosylformylglycinamidine synthase subunit PurS: protein MKKVNVYVTLRESVLDPQGVAVKGGLEHLGFTGVESVRIGKVIELQVADETTEAMVRDMCEKLLVNTVIENYRIEMGVLA, encoded by the coding sequence ATGAAAAAAGTAAACGTGTACGTGACATTACGTGAAAGTGTACTGGATCCACAAGGCGTCGCCGTAAAAGGTGGACTCGAACATCTCGGTTTTACAGGGGTAGAGTCGGTACGCATCGGGAAAGTCATCGAGCTTCAAGTCGCAGATGAGACGACCGAAGCGATGGTGCGTGACATGTGTGAGAAGTTGCTCGTCAACACGGTTATCGAGAACTATCGGATCGAGATGGGGGTACTCGCATGA
- the purC gene encoding phosphoribosylaminoimidazolesuccinocarboxamide synthase produces MEAIYEGKAKALFETEEQGVLRVYYKDDATAFNGEKKESIAGKGVLNNAITTRLFELMHDHKIPTHFIKRVSDREQLVRRVDIIPLEVVVRNVAAGSLAKRLGWEEGAPLLSPIVEFYYKDDALGDPLLTEDHIRLLQVATHKEVETLRQLGLWVNDVLLDFFNEHGIDLIDFKLEFGKVDGTIILADEISPDTCRLWDKETKQKLDKDVFRRDLGSLTDTYSQLLTRIGGMDR; encoded by the coding sequence ATGGAAGCAATTTACGAAGGTAAAGCAAAAGCGTTATTTGAGACTGAAGAACAGGGTGTGCTCCGTGTTTATTATAAAGACGACGCGACAGCATTTAACGGGGAGAAGAAAGAATCAATCGCCGGCAAAGGTGTACTGAACAATGCCATCACGACGCGCTTGTTCGAACTCATGCACGATCACAAGATTCCGACGCATTTCATTAAGCGAGTATCGGATCGCGAGCAACTCGTGCGCCGTGTCGACATCATTCCGCTCGAGGTAGTCGTTCGCAACGTCGCCGCCGGGAGCCTTGCCAAACGACTCGGTTGGGAAGAAGGGGCACCGCTCCTATCGCCAATCGTCGAGTTTTACTATAAAGATGACGCACTCGGAGATCCACTCCTAACAGAGGACCATATCCGTTTACTGCAAGTCGCCACACATAAAGAAGTCGAAACATTGCGACAACTCGGCCTGTGGGTCAACGATGTATTGCTCGATTTCTTCAATGAACATGGTATCGATTTAATCGATTTCAAACTTGAATTCGGTAAAGTCGACGGCACGATTATCCTTGCCGACGAAATCTCACCGGACACGTGCCGGCTTTGGGACAAAGAGACGAAACAAAAGCTCGATAAAGACGTTTTCCGAAGAGACCTCGGATCTCTGACAGACACATACAGCCAACTGTTAACACGCATAGGGGGAATGGACCGATGA
- the purB gene encoding adenylosuccinate lyase → MISRYTRPEMAAIWTDQNKFEAWLQVELYACEAWSELGVIPKEDVAVLWDKASFDVERILEIEQETRHDVIAFTRAVSETLGEEKKWVHYGLTSTDVVDTALSYLIKQANDILEADIDRFIDILAEKAKTHKYDIMMGRTHGVHAEPTTFGLKLALWYEEMKRNKKRFMAARETIEFGKMSGAVGTFANIDPFIESYVCDKLGIQAAPISTQTLQRDRHAEYMSTLALIATSIEKMATEIRGLQKTETREVEEFFAKGQKGSSAMPHKRNPIGSENMTGLARVIRGHMVTAYENVPLWHERDISHSSAERIILPDATSLLNYMLNRFGNIVKNLTVFPDNMRRNMDRTFGIIFSQRILLALIEKGWSREAAYDAVQPKAMQAWEEETMFRTLIERDAEMGALFTSDELDDLFDPSHHVRRVDVIFERCGL, encoded by the coding sequence ATGATTTCACGTTATACCCGTCCCGAAATGGCGGCGATTTGGACAGACCAGAACAAGTTTGAGGCATGGCTCCAAGTAGAACTGTACGCCTGTGAGGCATGGAGCGAACTCGGTGTCATCCCGAAGGAAGATGTCGCCGTATTGTGGGACAAGGCATCGTTTGATGTCGAGCGCATCCTCGAAATCGAACAGGAGACGCGTCATGATGTTATCGCCTTTACCCGTGCCGTCTCAGAGACGCTCGGCGAAGAGAAGAAGTGGGTACATTACGGACTGACTTCGACGGACGTCGTCGACACGGCCTTGTCGTACTTGATCAAGCAAGCGAACGACATTTTAGAAGCCGATATCGACCGTTTCATCGACATTCTCGCCGAGAAAGCGAAAACACATAAGTACGACATCATGATGGGACGTACACATGGCGTGCACGCAGAGCCGACGACGTTCGGATTAAAGCTCGCCCTTTGGTACGAAGAGATGAAACGTAACAAGAAGCGATTCATGGCCGCCCGTGAGACGATCGAGTTCGGCAAGATGAGTGGTGCGGTCGGCACGTTCGCAAACATCGATCCGTTCATCGAATCGTATGTGTGTGACAAGCTAGGGATTCAAGCGGCACCAATCTCGACACAGACGTTACAACGTGACCGTCACGCCGAGTACATGTCCACGCTCGCGTTAATCGCCACATCAATCGAGAAGATGGCGACAGAGATTCGCGGCCTCCAAAAGACAGAGACACGTGAGGTCGAAGAATTCTTCGCCAAAGGTCAGAAAGGGTCGTCAGCGATGCCGCATAAACGTAACCCAATCGGTTCAGAGAATATGACCGGCCTGGCCCGTGTCATTCGTGGTCATATGGTGACGGCGTATGAGAACGTCCCGCTTTGGCATGAACGTGACATCTCGCACTCTTCAGCCGAACGAATCATCCTTCCGGATGCGACGAGCCTCCTCAACTATATGTTGAACCGGTTCGGCAATATCGTGAAGAACTTGACGGTCTTCCCAGACAATATGCGCCGTAACATGGACCGGACGTTTGGCATCATCTTCTCCCAACGCATCTTGCTCGCCTTGATCGAAAAAGGATGGTCGCGCGAAGCCGCGTATGACGCCGTTCAACCGAAGGCGATGCAGGCGTGGGAAGAAGAGACGATGTTCCGCACTTTGATTGAACGAGACGCCGAGATGGGCGCACTCTTCACGAGTGACGAGCTCGACGACCTATTCGACCCGAGCCATCACGTGCGCCGTGTCGATGTCATTTTTGAACGCTGTGGTTTGTGA
- the purK gene encoding 5-(carboxyamino)imidazole ribonucleotide synthase, with product MRIGILGGGQLGRMMSLSASAMGYETLSLDPNPNAPAAQVAPSIVAAFDDVTAARELAHRSDVITYEFENIDTTMIEAIADKCPQGMDVLKATQHRIFEKQMIEGAGLQVAPYIPVRSVRDVIRAKDVLGFPFVVKTCRFGYDGKGQTVLRSEQDVYSFTDQFEETEYVAEAWLPFKKEISVIVTRGKHETTTFPISENIHQNNILHLSIVPARVEPDILEEARHLALQLADYIGLIGTLAVELFIMEDGSLYVNELAPRPHNSGHYTIDACETSQFEQHIRAIAGMKLGRTTLRTPVVMVNLLGEHMGELNPQTLPSNVKLHLYGKEEAKLGRKMGHLNVLADSVEEALQTIEQLAIWKETVL from the coding sequence ATGAGAATCGGAATTTTAGGTGGAGGTCAATTAGGTCGCATGATGTCGCTCAGTGCGAGTGCTATGGGGTACGAAACGTTAAGTCTTGATCCGAACCCAAACGCACCCGCCGCTCAAGTCGCACCGAGCATTGTCGCTGCATTCGACGACGTAACGGCAGCTCGTGAACTGGCTCATCGTTCAGACGTCATCACCTATGAATTTGAGAACATCGATACGACGATGATTGAAGCCATTGCTGACAAATGTCCTCAAGGGATGGATGTCTTGAAGGCGACGCAGCATCGAATCTTTGAAAAGCAAATGATTGAAGGGGCTGGTCTTCAAGTCGCACCGTATATTCCGGTCCGTTCCGTCCGGGATGTCATTCGAGCAAAAGACGTGTTAGGTTTCCCGTTCGTCGTCAAGACGTGCCGGTTCGGTTATGACGGAAAAGGTCAAACGGTACTGCGGTCGGAACAAGACGTATACTCGTTCACAGATCAGTTCGAAGAGACCGAATATGTGGCCGAAGCTTGGCTTCCTTTTAAAAAAGAAATCTCTGTCATCGTGACGAGAGGGAAGCACGAGACGACGACGTTCCCCATCAGTGAGAACATTCATCAAAATAATATTTTACATCTTTCGATTGTACCGGCACGAGTGGAGCCAGATATTTTGGAGGAGGCGCGGCACTTGGCCCTTCAACTCGCCGATTACATTGGACTAATCGGTACGCTGGCCGTTGAGTTGTTCATTATGGAAGATGGTTCCTTGTATGTGAATGAACTTGCCCCACGCCCTCACAACTCAGGACATTACACGATTGACGCCTGTGAGACGTCACAGTTCGAGCAACACATTCGGGCGATCGCCGGGATGAAGCTCGGGCGAACGACGCTACGCACCCCGGTCGTCATGGTCAACCTGTTAGGCGAACATATGGGCGAGCTGAACCCGCAAACGTTACCGTCGAATGTTAAACTACATTTGTATGGGAAAGAAGAAGCCAAGCTGGGCCGGAAGATGGGGCATTTGAACGTGCTCGCTGATTCCGTCGAAGAGGCGCTTCAGACCATCGAACAATTGGCAATTTGGAAGGAGACCGTTTTATGA
- the purE gene encoding 5-(carboxyamino)imidazole ribonucleotide mutase, with product MKATVSVIMGSSSDWETIRHACDILEELNIPYEKQVVSAHRTPDLMFEYAEEARERGIQVIIAGAGGAAHLPGMVAAKTTLPVIGVPVQSKALNGLDSLLSIVQMPAGVPVATVAIGRAGATNAGLLAAQILSLQFPELTERLESYRQAKREMSLQATEELI from the coding sequence GTGAAGGCAACAGTAAGTGTGATTATGGGTAGCTCGTCTGATTGGGAAACAATACGCCATGCTTGTGACATCCTAGAAGAATTGAATATTCCATATGAAAAACAAGTTGTCTCGGCACATCGGACGCCGGACTTAATGTTTGAATATGCTGAAGAGGCCCGAGAACGGGGCATACAGGTCATTATTGCAGGTGCGGGAGGTGCAGCCCACTTGCCGGGTATGGTCGCTGCAAAGACAACATTACCTGTCATCGGGGTGCCGGTACAATCGAAGGCGTTAAACGGACTTGATTCATTGCTTTCGATCGTTCAAATGCCTGCAGGTGTACCGGTCGCAACCGTCGCCATCGGTCGTGCCGGGGCGACGAACGCAGGTCTCCTCGCCGCACAGATCCTGAGCCTCCAATTTCCTGAATTGACTGAACGTCTTGAGTCATACCGCCAAGCGAAACGTGAGATGTCACTTCAAGCGACGGAGGAACTGATCTAA
- a CDS encoding NETI motif-containing protein has product MAKKIKVYVEPNETIDECLNRIAQMGYRPVRRIEKPVFEQTGTKDEPVHSHQSILFECVALKP; this is encoded by the coding sequence ATGGCCAAAAAAATCAAAGTATACGTCGAGCCAAACGAGACAATCGATGAGTGTTTAAATCGAATTGCTCAAATGGGGTATCGCCCGGTACGTAGGATTGAAAAGCCTGTCTTTGAACAAACGGGAACCAAAGACGAACCTGTACATTCCCATCAGTCGATTTTATTTGAGTGCGTTGCTCTCAAACCATAA